In a genomic window of Quercus lobata isolate SW786 chromosome 4, ValleyOak3.0 Primary Assembly, whole genome shotgun sequence:
- the LOC115985234 gene encoding uncharacterized protein LOC115985234 gives MLWSHLEQLVKIGKLKQFQCQRNGQGSQRGSGVQRDAFTRPPLSTITVILAASGRTSSLPSRPHDDALVVILRIEGCDMKRVLVSQGSGAKIMYPDLFRGLKLRPEDLICYDSPLIGFDGKIVFPKGQIKLLVQVGLEVMEVNFIVVDAYSPYTAIVARPWLPAMRVVSSTLHLKVKYPLGDGVEELVGS, from the exons ATGTTGTGGAGTCATTTGGAACAATTGGTTAAAATTGGAAAGTTAAAGCAATTCCAATGTCAGCGTAATGGACAAGGTAGTCAAAGGGGGTCAGGAGTTCAAAGAGATGCTTTTACAAGACCACCTTTAAGTACAATTACTGTTATTCTTGCTGCTTCAGGAAGGACTAGTTCTCTACCATCTAGG CCACACGATGATGCCCTAGTAGTTATCCTTAGGATAGAAGGGTGTGACATGAAGAGGGTACTAGTAAGTCAAGGTAGCGGGGCAAAGATCATGTACCCTGACCTATTTAGAGGACTGAAGCTGAGGCCCGAGGACCTAATCTGCTATGACTCTCCTCTAATAGGATTTGATGGGAAGATTGTCTTTCCGAAGGGCCAAATTAAACTGCTTGTTCAAGTAGGGTTAGAAGTCATGGAAGTGAACTTCATCGTGGTAGATGCCTACTCCCCCTATACTGCTATTGTGGCTCGACCTTGGCTTCCCGCCATGAGGGTCGTGTCTTCCACTCTGCACTTGAAAGTGAAGTATCCATTAGGGGATGGGGTCGAGGAGCTTGTTGGAAGCTAG